One window of Cohnella hashimotonis genomic DNA carries:
- a CDS encoding MFS transporter, translating to MKDLWKNKVFVLVASADLMQQIGIWVRNMALLFYVIEHTGNDPVAVSLLNVFEYAPIFVFSLIGGTLADRWNPKRTMITGDALSAVSIAVILAFVLAGWWQAVFVATAVSAIVSQFSQPSSAVMFKRHVPEALIPAATGVTQSMMALFTIVGPMLGTVIYTWAGVESSLVLLIVLFALSALIQLALPTYKREPRPAGGSVWKEMKAGWAYMRGQRNLLLITFSFALIGLGAGLIQPLDVFLITERLHLDKEDLQWFYALGGIGMLIGGGAAAAFGRKVNLRLVVAAGFTFLAVSVAVEAMSIWTGLTASMRFLVGAAMAFLQVVLGAALVSMVEEDYIGRVSGTSTPVMMAAMIVGTASSGFLMKAMTLVPTYLLASAIVLLSVPVALQLRFPARAATKTDAGG from the coding sequence ATGAAGGATTTATGGAAAAACAAGGTGTTCGTACTGGTGGCTTCGGCCGATCTGATGCAGCAGATCGGCATCTGGGTGCGCAACATGGCTTTGCTGTTTTATGTGATCGAGCACACGGGTAACGACCCCGTGGCGGTATCGCTGCTGAACGTGTTCGAATACGCGCCGATCTTCGTCTTCTCGCTCATCGGAGGCACGCTCGCCGACCGTTGGAATCCGAAGCGGACGATGATCACGGGCGATGCGCTCAGCGCCGTCTCCATCGCGGTCATCCTCGCGTTCGTGCTGGCCGGCTGGTGGCAGGCGGTGTTCGTGGCGACGGCCGTGTCGGCCATCGTCAGCCAGTTTTCCCAGCCATCGTCAGCCGTTATGTTCAAGCGTCATGTGCCCGAAGCGCTGATCCCGGCGGCGACGGGCGTCACGCAAAGTATGATGGCCCTGTTCACCATCGTCGGGCCGATGCTCGGTACCGTCATTTACACGTGGGCGGGCGTCGAGAGCTCCCTCGTTCTGCTGATCGTCCTGTTCGCCTTGTCTGCGCTCATACAGCTGGCGCTGCCGACTTACAAGAGAGAGCCGAGACCCGCCGGGGGCTCTGTCTGGAAGGAGATGAAGGCCGGATGGGCCTATATGCGCGGCCAGCGGAATCTGTTGTTGATCACGTTTTCCTTCGCCTTGATCGGACTCGGGGCCGGTCTGATCCAGCCGCTCGACGTATTTCTCATCACCGAGCGTCTTCACCTGGACAAAGAGGATTTGCAATGGTTCTACGCGCTGGGCGGCATCGGCATGCTGATCGGCGGGGGAGCGGCCGCGGCGTTCGGCCGCAAGGTGAACCTGCGTCTCGTCGTCGCGGCGGGATTCACCTTCCTGGCGGTGTCGGTCGCGGTTGAAGCCATGTCGATCTGGACGGGACTGACTGCCTCTATGCGGTTTTTGGTCGGCGCGGCGATGGCTTTCCTCCAGGTCGTGCTCGGCGCGGCGCTCGTCTCGATGGTCGAGGAAGATTACATCGGCCGCGTCAGCGGCACCTCGACACCCGTCATGATGGCCGCCATGATTGTCGGAACGGCTTCATCCGGCTTTCTGATGAAGGCGATGACGCTCGTGCCGACTTACCTGCTCGCCTCGGCGATCGTCCTCCTGTCGGTACCTGTCGCCCTGCAGCTGCGTTTTCCTGCTAGAGCGGCGACGAAGACGGACGCCGGCGGCTGA
- a CDS encoding TetR/AcrR family transcriptional regulator translates to MARPAGQGEHTKKRIAMRAKVLFEQKGYSAATMDEIREAAGASKGSIYYHFKGKDELFLYILELTMLDWIDKWAAISAPLGTATDKLYALADHFASDFQNPLMKAAEEFGGSETADPAVHERLLELTRVHYPIFRQLLEDGMESGEFERMDVGELMYIVLGLMGGLGVAYYELGAEQIAALYRRSIDILLRGIRGVGADG, encoded by the coding sequence ATGGCCAGACCTGCCGGACAAGGCGAGCACACCAAGAAGCGAATCGCTATGCGGGCGAAGGTGCTGTTCGAGCAGAAGGGCTATTCCGCCGCTACGATGGACGAGATCCGCGAGGCGGCCGGCGCCAGCAAGGGCAGCATCTATTACCATTTTAAGGGCAAGGATGAGCTGTTCCTGTACATTCTGGAATTGACGATGCTGGATTGGATAGATAAGTGGGCCGCGATATCCGCTCCTCTGGGCACGGCGACCGACAAGCTGTATGCGCTCGCCGACCACTTCGCCTCCGACTTCCAGAATCCGCTCATGAAAGCGGCGGAGGAGTTCGGCGGCAGCGAAACCGCCGATCCCGCCGTTCATGAGCGCTTGTTAGAGCTTACTCGCGTTCATTATCCGATCTTCCGGCAATTGCTCGAGGACGGGATGGAGAGCGGGGAGTTCGAGCGCATGGACGTAGGCGAGCTGATGTACATCGTTCTGGGTCTGATGGGTGGGCTCGGCGTCGCTTATTACGAGCTGGGAGCCGAGCAGATCGCGGCGCTATACCGCAGGTCCATCGACATTCTGCTTCGCGGCATCCGCGGCGTCGGAGCAGACGGGTAG
- a CDS encoding methyl-accepting chemotaxis protein, with protein sequence MKLTVAKKMYASYLLVLILLVLVAVFGLQGMNKIQDQTNNIVTDAIPVSMAASNLMTSLVNQETATRAFLIGADEKYLDTYQKGVQGVQDDLNAISVHLPGHPTMKALIDEAKPEIEAIEKYFETQIALVRAGSIEEAQDKVGDGKALFAEFRETHGKMEQDIAKIISDASQRASDAKNNAEYLMFAVSGIALAATLVLAYAMTRSISGPVRLVTRTLGSVASGDLTGGEIRVNNKDEIGEMVASLNVMTGSLRQLIGLTSTSAHNVSAASQQISASTEEIAGSSASQADAAQTMNHLFKELSAAIYSVALNAEEAADLSNRSLDIARNGGDVVRTSIAGMNAVSSQMNKLESDSNKIGEIIEVIDDISDQTNLLALNAAIEAARAGDQGRGFAVVADEVRKLAERSGEATKQITAIIRGIQQSTQQSVRAVADGVTSSIQTGEAFDQIIETVQRTSEKVTEIAAASEEQSAQANEVLKSVEHVASASEESAGAAEQTAETSQTLATLAEQLSASVQKFKV encoded by the coding sequence ATGAAGCTCACCGTAGCGAAAAAAATGTACGCCAGTTACCTCCTAGTCCTGATTCTCCTGGTTCTTGTCGCCGTTTTTGGCCTTCAAGGGATGAACAAAATTCAAGACCAGACGAACAATATCGTCACGGACGCGATTCCCGTCTCGATGGCCGCTTCAAATCTCATGACCTCGCTCGTCAACCAAGAGACGGCGACGAGAGCTTTTCTGATCGGTGCAGACGAAAAGTATCTGGATACTTATCAGAAAGGCGTGCAGGGCGTGCAAGACGACCTTAACGCTATCAGCGTTCATCTTCCGGGACATCCGACGATGAAGGCGCTGATCGACGAAGCGAAGCCCGAGATTGAAGCGATCGAGAAATACTTTGAGACCCAGATTGCGCTCGTGCGTGCAGGCAGCATCGAGGAGGCACAAGATAAAGTAGGAGACGGCAAAGCGTTGTTCGCCGAATTCCGGGAGACACACGGGAAAATGGAGCAGGACATCGCAAAGATTATAAGCGATGCGTCGCAAAGGGCTTCGGATGCGAAGAATAACGCGGAGTATCTTATGTTCGCGGTCAGCGGCATCGCGCTTGCGGCGACGCTTGTCCTCGCTTATGCGATGACGCGCAGCATCTCCGGCCCGGTCAGGCTCGTTACCCGCACGCTTGGCAGCGTGGCGAGCGGGGATCTGACCGGCGGCGAGATTCGCGTCAACAACAAAGACGAGATCGGCGAGATGGTCGCATCGCTGAATGTGATGACGGGCAGTCTGCGGCAGCTCATCGGACTGACATCGACTTCCGCGCACAACGTCTCGGCCGCTTCGCAGCAGATCTCCGCCAGCACGGAGGAGATTGCGGGCAGCAGCGCCAGTCAGGCCGATGCCGCGCAGACGATGAATCATCTGTTCAAGGAGCTGTCGGCGGCGATCTACTCGGTGGCGCTCAACGCGGAAGAGGCTGCGGATTTGTCGAATCGTTCACTCGACATTGCGAGGAACGGCGGCGACGTCGTACGGACGTCCATCGCGGGCATGAACGCGGTCAGCTCGCAGATGAACAAGCTGGAGTCGGATTCCAACAAAATCGGAGAGATCATCGAGGTCATCGACGATATTTCCGATCAGACCAACCTGCTCGCGCTGAACGCGGCGATCGAGGCGGCCAGAGCCGGCGATCAAGGCCGCGGGTTCGCGGTCGTCGCCGACGAAGTGCGCAAGCTGGCGGAGCGCAGCGGCGAAGCCACCAAGCAGATCACGGCGATCATCCGGGGCATTCAGCAGAGCACCCAGCAGAGCGTGCGGGCTGTTGCGGACGGCGTCACCTCCTCGATCCAAACGGGGGAAGCCTTCGACCAAATCATAGAGACCGTCCAGCGGACCTCCGAGAAAGTCACCGAGATCGCGGCGGCCAGCGAGGAGCAGTCGGCCCAAGCCAACGAAGTGCTGAAGTCGGTGGAGCACGTTGCGTCGGCGAGCGAGGAGTCCGCAGGCGCGGCCGAGCAGACGGCGGAAACGTCGCAGACGCTGGCGACGTTGGCGGAGCAGCTCAGCGCGTCGGTGCAAAAGTTCAAGGTCTAG
- a CDS encoding PadR family transcriptional regulator has product MSSIRLLVLGTIRRRGVTHGYGVHQDLTAWRAETWTNIKPGSIYHAMDKLAAQGMIRAEDPGDSVKRGPARTEYTLTPDGEAEFKTLLELALKSNEFQQMAAGIAFMETLSRKQVIALLEERLAAQKASAAFLRTLPTESQPSDPSKHPELVGMWAGYMEHAVTATRQLLQSLHDGKYTFADDVE; this is encoded by the coding sequence ATGTCGTCGATTAGATTGCTGGTGTTGGGAACGATCCGGAGGCGGGGCGTCACGCACGGCTACGGCGTACATCAAGACCTGACGGCATGGCGAGCCGAGACCTGGACGAATATCAAGCCAGGTTCGATCTACCATGCGATGGATAAGCTGGCAGCCCAAGGCATGATCCGGGCTGAAGACCCGGGCGATTCCGTCAAGCGCGGGCCTGCGAGGACCGAATACACGCTGACCCCGGATGGCGAAGCGGAATTTAAGACGCTGCTCGAATTGGCGCTGAAAAGCAACGAATTTCAGCAGATGGCGGCGGGGATTGCGTTTATGGAGACGCTGTCCCGGAAACAGGTCATCGCGCTGCTTGAGGAACGGCTGGCCGCACAGAAAGCATCCGCCGCATTTCTGCGGACGCTGCCGACCGAGTCTCAACCGTCCGATCCATCCAAACATCCGGAGCTTGTCGGCATGTGGGCCGGATATATGGAACACGCCGTAACGGCTACCAGACAGCTGCTGCAGTCGCTGCATGACGGAAAATATACGTTTGCGGATGACGTGGAATAA
- a CDS encoding alpha/beta fold hydrolase, translating to MIEAAMHDGHPIQVEVEGDGPAILLPVNPWPLEGPKAEEMRKWGTDPALGRTLIDGLRDRYRVIAFDYEGHVLSTPKPDTLSPGNVAADFLVIADAAGVDRFAYYGYSWLALAGMQLALRTDRLSALIMGGYPPVGGPYREMLQVTQATYAMSGESGTIADGWGGSSADASSWEDLDWSTVEVAMNRDQTRQFVTLYEALQDFDDRMAQAQIRMPRLCFAGTNDIIAYGDAFGGVTVDIAGAFASNRAALEAFSWEVRMLEGLDHTQAMQAAQVLPLIRPWLEAKL from the coding sequence ATGATCGAAGCTGCCATGCACGACGGCCATCCGATACAAGTCGAGGTCGAAGGGGACGGGCCTGCCATCTTGTTACCGGTGAATCCCTGGCCGTTAGAAGGGCCGAAGGCGGAAGAGATGCGCAAATGGGGCACGGACCCTGCACTCGGACGAACGTTGATTGACGGTCTTCGCGACCGATATCGCGTCATTGCCTTCGACTACGAAGGCCACGTGCTCAGTACGCCGAAGCCGGATACGCTGAGTCCGGGCAATGTGGCGGCAGACTTTCTCGTCATCGCGGACGCTGCAGGTGTGGATCGTTTTGCTTACTACGGCTACTCCTGGCTGGCGCTTGCCGGCATGCAGCTGGCCCTGCGCACTGACAGACTCTCCGCGCTGATCATGGGCGGTTATCCGCCCGTAGGCGGCCCGTATCGGGAGATGCTGCAGGTCACGCAGGCCACGTATGCCATGTCGGGCGAGAGCGGGACTATCGCTGACGGCTGGGGCGGAAGCTCTGCAGATGCTTCCTCCTGGGAGGATCTTGATTGGTCTACCGTCGAGGTCGCTATGAATCGCGATCAGACCCGGCAGTTCGTCACGCTGTACGAGGCGCTGCAAGACTTCGACGATCGTATGGCACAAGCGCAGATTCGAATGCCGCGTCTCTGCTTCGCAGGCACAAACGATATCATCGCGTACGGAGACGCCTTCGGCGGCGTCACGGTCGATATCGCCGGCGCCTTCGCGAGCAATCGCGCAGCTCTTGAGGCATTCAGCTGGGAAGTCCGAATGCTCGAGGGGCTCGACCATACACAAGCCATGCAAGCTGCCCAAGTGCTGCCGCTTATCCGACCGTGGCTCGAAGCAAAGCTATAA
- a CDS encoding phosphotransferase family protein: MEIEAQARLTVSNIDDSFGSIEWHETTPILNNLMTSGAELTFSPLAPGLEADVVKVTQGEEQFVLKVWNKHSKPDVQRQYRLLKNLHRQQIRISEPIGYGRTENGDALLLTRYHGPSVTKLSPSKFQKIAATLADIHRLPTDKLESGVLARYDFVGYFYPGIEAFPAMNEELNRLVALADIKMERVIHGDFNLGNILEEHGQYTIIDWTNGQLGDPRFDLSWACLLLRIYVSESKSLTFLYKYQEEMPVTTAELEIFEALACLRWLLLDRTEGVPKHADTMKKVKKIVRTNRCLNECVLL; encoded by the coding sequence ATGGAGATTGAAGCGCAAGCTAGGCTAACGGTAAGCAACATAGATGATTCATTTGGAAGCATTGAGTGGCACGAAACAACCCCCATTTTAAACAACCTGATGACTTCAGGGGCCGAACTGACGTTTAGCCCGCTTGCGCCGGGTCTTGAGGCGGATGTGGTTAAGGTTACGCAGGGGGAAGAGCAATTCGTGCTGAAGGTGTGGAACAAACACTCGAAACCGGACGTACAACGCCAATATCGTCTTTTAAAGAATCTGCATCGTCAGCAAATCCGCATATCGGAGCCAATCGGTTACGGGCGGACCGAAAACGGAGACGCTTTACTGTTGACGCGTTATCACGGCCCTTCAGTAACGAAGTTGAGTCCGAGCAAATTTCAAAAAATCGCCGCGACGCTAGCCGATATTCACCGCCTCCCCACGGATAAATTAGAAAGCGGCGTGTTAGCTCGATATGATTTTGTCGGTTATTTTTATCCGGGGATCGAGGCTTTTCCGGCGATGAACGAGGAGCTGAACCGTCTTGTCGCTCTAGCGGATATCAAGATGGAGCGGGTCATTCACGGCGATTTCAATTTAGGCAATATTCTGGAGGAGCATGGACAATACACGATCATCGACTGGACGAACGGGCAGCTGGGGGATCCCCGATTCGATCTGTCATGGGCTTGCCTCCTTCTGCGTATTTATGTAAGCGAGAGTAAGAGCCTTACGTTTTTATATAAATATCAAGAGGAGATGCCCGTAACGACGGCGGAGCTGGAGATCTTTGAGGCTCTTGCCTGCCTGAGGTGGCTATTGCTAGACCGAACAGAGGGAGTGCCCAAGCATGCGGATACGATGAAGAAGGTAAAAAAGATCGTCAGAACAAATCGATGTTTGAATGAGTGCGTACTCCTGTAA
- a CDS encoding LysR family transcriptional regulator produces the protein MEWQQIEYFIAVAKSQHMTNAAKQLSVTQPALSRSIATLEKEVGVELFERRGRNLALNRYGQLFLERAQNALTEIEKAKQEIANQINPWSGMLSLCFPHIVGAELFPTMLGAFRERYADIRFELNQCSNEELAVRIHNNDSDFGITTWESVNDAFHWQLIGKSELYLAVPLHHPWADKKSIRLEELGGQAYVGLKPSCALSYTVEALLAGAGVEPDTLYRADELDMVAGLVSAGFGVSLLPKTLGVRNYPMAWVHVNDPASELTVGVVWKKNRQLTPVGEVFLDFIRERYGAGAAE, from the coding sequence TTGGAGTGGCAGCAGATCGAGTATTTCATCGCGGTAGCGAAGTCGCAGCATATGACGAATGCGGCTAAGCAGCTGTCCGTCACGCAGCCTGCGTTAAGCCGTTCCATTGCTACGCTGGAGAAGGAAGTCGGCGTGGAGCTGTTTGAACGGCGCGGACGCAACTTGGCGCTCAATCGCTATGGACAGCTTTTCCTGGAACGGGCGCAGAACGCCTTGACGGAGATCGAGAAGGCCAAGCAAGAAATCGCGAATCAAATCAATCCATGGTCGGGCATGTTATCGCTTTGTTTTCCGCATATCGTTGGCGCCGAACTGTTCCCCACCATGCTTGGCGCCTTCCGCGAACGATACGCCGATATACGCTTCGAACTGAATCAATGCTCGAACGAAGAGCTGGCCGTGCGAATCCACAATAACGACAGCGACTTCGGGATCACGACTTGGGAGTCCGTGAACGATGCGTTCCATTGGCAGTTGATCGGCAAGTCCGAGCTGTATCTGGCAGTACCTCTTCACCATCCGTGGGCGGATAAAAAGAGCATTCGTTTGGAGGAACTCGGCGGGCAAGCTTATGTTGGGTTAAAGCCATCCTGCGCGTTAAGCTATACGGTGGAGGCGCTGCTGGCCGGTGCCGGCGTCGAACCGGACACCCTTTATCGTGCCGATGAATTGGATATGGTTGCAGGTTTGGTATCGGCGGGGTTCGGCGTCTCCTTGCTGCCGAAGACACTGGGCGTCCGCAATTACCCGATGGCTTGGGTTCATGTGAACGATCCCGCAAGCGAGCTTACGGTGGGCGTCGTGTGGAAAAAGAACAGGCAGCTGACGCCGGTGGGCGAGGTTTTTCTCGATTTTATTCGAGAGCGGTACGGAGCGGGAGCTGCGGAGTAA